The Uruburuella testudinis genome window below encodes:
- the pqiB gene encoding intermembrane transport protein PqiB — protein sequence MNDETNPPLKPVPARVQKTNVFTSVVWLIPLIALIAGGWLLMQNIRNTGPEITLLMDSAEGIEVNNTVIRVLSVDVGRVTRIKLREDQKGVAVTARLSADAKDLMREDTQFWVVKPRIDQSGVTGLNTLVSGSYIAFTPGKSEESQDTFTVLDMPPIAAIGQSGLRLKLVGSNNKMLGVGSPVLYENFTVGQVESARFNPKNETVDYTIFIQSPNDKLVGENSLFWLETGISIQTTGSGIVLDSAPLPALLSGAIAFGSPINGEKGQPVANEKTFELYNNRAQIDNLPGARALYYIAFFKQSVRGLAAGAPVEYKGINIGAVADVPYFAPDDSLKLLQNGWIPVRIRIEPARMEINARRQSREHWQQQFQTALNRGLTATLASNNLVIGSKMIELAEQPGNNTGGTLKPYQQYAGNPVIATRSGGLDELQAQLSDLLNKFNKLPLEKTVGELNASLRELQTTLRSANALINKPQTQGIPQELNQTLAELRQTLAGVSPQSPLYSDIQTTLQSIDQTLKNAQPVINTLKEKPNALIFNSNVHDPIPKGNR from the coding sequence ATGAACGATGAAACCAACCCGCCTTTAAAACCCGTGCCCGCCCGTGTGCAGAAAACCAATGTGTTTACCTCGGTGGTGTGGCTGATTCCGCTGATTGCGCTGATTGCCGGCGGCTGGCTGCTGATGCAGAACATCCGCAACACAGGCCCCGAAATCACGCTGTTGATGGACAGCGCCGAGGGCATTGAAGTGAATAACACCGTAATCAGGGTATTGAGCGTCGATGTCGGCCGCGTAACCCGCATCAAGCTGCGCGAAGACCAAAAAGGCGTTGCCGTTACCGCACGCCTCAGCGCCGATGCCAAAGACCTGATGCGCGAAGACACCCAATTTTGGGTGGTGAAGCCGCGCATCGACCAAAGCGGCGTTACCGGGCTCAACACCTTGGTTTCGGGCTCTTATATCGCCTTTACCCCCGGCAAAAGCGAAGAAAGCCAAGACACCTTTACCGTGCTCGACATGCCGCCGATTGCCGCCATCGGCCAAAGCGGCCTGCGCCTGAAACTAGTGGGCAGCAACAACAAAATGCTCGGCGTGGGCAGCCCGGTGCTGTATGAAAACTTTACCGTCGGCCAAGTGGAAAGCGCCCGCTTCAACCCCAAAAACGAAACGGTAGACTATACCATTTTCATCCAAAGCCCCAACGATAAGCTGGTGGGCGAAAACAGCCTGTTTTGGCTGGAAACCGGCATCAGCATCCAAACCACCGGCAGCGGCATTGTGCTCGATTCAGCGCCCCTGCCCGCGCTGCTTTCCGGTGCCATCGCCTTTGGTTCGCCCATCAACGGCGAAAAAGGGCAACCCGTGGCCAACGAAAAAACCTTCGAGCTCTACAACAACCGCGCCCAAATCGACAATCTGCCCGGCGCACGCGCGCTTTATTACATAGCCTTTTTCAAACAAAGCGTGCGCGGGCTGGCCGCCGGAGCGCCGGTAGAATACAAAGGCATCAACATCGGCGCCGTGGCCGACGTGCCCTATTTCGCCCCCGACGACAGCCTCAAGCTGCTGCAAAACGGCTGGATACCGGTGCGCATCCGCATCGAGCCTGCGCGTATGGAAATCAACGCCCGGCGCCAAAGCCGCGAACATTGGCAGCAGCAGTTTCAGACGGCCTTAAACCGCGGCCTCACCGCCACGCTGGCCAGCAACAATCTGGTGATCGGCAGCAAAATGATCGAGCTGGCCGAACAGCCCGGCAACAACACCGGCGGCACGCTGAAACCCTATCAGCAATATGCCGGCAACCCCGTCATCGCCACCCGCAGCGGCGGGCTGGACGAATTGCAGGCCCAGCTGAGCGACTTGCTCAACAAGTTCAACAAATTGCCGCTGGAAAAAACCGTGGGCGAATTAAACGCTTCATTACGTGAGCTGCAAACCACCCTACGCTCGGCCAACGCCCTGATCAACAAGCCGCAAACGCAGGGTATACCGCAAGAATTAAACCAAACGCTGGCCGAATTGCGCCAAACGCTCGCCGGTGTATCGCCGCAATCACCGCTTTACAGCGACATCCAAACCACGCTGCAAAGCATCGACCAAACCCTGAAAAACGCGCAACCCGTGATCAACACCCTGAAAGAAAAGCCCAATGCGCTGATTTTCAACAGCAATGTTCACGACCCGATACCGAAAGGAAACCGCTGA
- a CDS encoding PqiC family protein — protein MRRLFSACAAASALAACSTPQTTQYFTLPDSQYSLPAQRGNETAVRVILAEPLANGGLVYQTDAYHVNFARNHLWAGALDNALAASFSNKLNRLNPHRRFMPANRSSADAPTLKIYMEAFQGSYQGQTQVRGYAVWPNGQGRNFNIDTPQQGDGYTAMVESLDAGVNAAAAAISE, from the coding sequence ATGCGCCGATTGTTTTCCGCCTGCGCCGCTGCAAGCGCCCTTGCCGCATGCAGCACCCCGCAAACCACGCAGTATTTCACCCTGCCCGACAGCCAATACAGCCTGCCCGCCCAACGCGGCAATGAAACTGCCGTACGCGTGATTTTAGCCGAACCGCTGGCCAACGGCGGCCTGGTATACCAAACCGATGCTTATCATGTGAATTTCGCCCGCAACCACCTTTGGGCCGGCGCACTCGATAACGCCTTGGCCGCCAGCTTCAGCAACAAGCTCAACCGTCTGAATCCGCACCGCCGCTTTATGCCCGCCAACCGCAGCAGCGCAGATGCGCCCACGCTGAAAATCTATATGGAAGCCTTTCAAGGCAGCTATCAGGGGCAAACGCAAGTGCGCGGCTACGCTGTGTGGCCAAACGGCCAAGGCCGCAATTTCAATATCGATACCCCGCAACAAGGCGACGGCTATACCGCCATGGTGGAATCGCTGGATGCGGGCGTGAATGCCGCGGCGGCGGCCATCTCCGAATAG
- a CDS encoding alpha/beta hydrolase-fold protein: MNKHPLTLAGKNAAVYTSANHRPDHPLVVTFPEPDEADALVALLPEGVTLLAVAEPDWETAFTPWPAPRAFKNGADFSGGAADYLQILNHTILPETEAALGLQPVWRGLAGYSLAGLFALYAACNSPTFRRIASVSGSLWFDGWPDYMRKHIPQPLPECAYFSIGDTEKNSKNPRMAVVETHTREAEMLWRQAGVKTGFKLNSGGHFQNVPERTAEAIAFLVQA; the protein is encoded by the coding sequence ATGAACAAACACCCGCTCACCCTGGCCGGCAAAAACGCAGCCGTTTACACCTCTGCCAACCACCGGCCTGATCATCCGCTGGTGGTGACATTTCCCGAGCCCGATGAAGCCGATGCCCTGGTTGCGCTGCTGCCCGAGGGGGTAACGCTGCTGGCGGTAGCAGAGCCGGATTGGGAAACGGCATTTACGCCCTGGCCTGCTCCGCGCGCCTTTAAAAACGGTGCCGATTTCAGCGGCGGCGCGGCGGATTATCTGCAAATTTTGAATCATACGATATTGCCCGAAACCGAAGCCGCATTGGGTCTGCAACCCGTGTGGCGTGGGCTGGCGGGCTATTCGCTGGCCGGTTTGTTTGCCCTTTATGCCGCCTGCAACAGCCCCACATTCCGGCGCATCGCTTCGGTGTCGGGCTCGCTTTGGTTTGACGGCTGGCCTGACTATATGCGCAAACACATTCCGCAGCCGCTGCCCGAATGCGCTTATTTTTCTATCGGCGACACCGAAAAAAACAGCAAAAACCCACGCATGGCCGTAGTGGAAACACATACCCGCGAGGCTGAAATGTTATGGCGGCAAGCCGGTGTTAAAACCGGGTTTAAGCTCAATAGTGGCGGCCATTTTCAAAATGTACCCGAGCGCACCGCCGAAGCAATTGCTTTTTTGGTGCAAGCATAA
- a CDS encoding DUF294 nucleotidyltransferase-like domain-containing protein, with amino-acid sequence MDRFDFNYPPYNFLDGRQRAALQKSVDIAFFHDGETLIRPQQPIEHLYVVIKGLVKESGGDGEVLALYREHDTFEARALVEGCSHHEFVVEEEALVYTIPKATVLQLMEDNPRFGAYFYASVAEKLSSHSVDRNEHEFESLFTAKVRDAYRQNTVWLDGSASILDAAQTMKAHKTKTVLIRHQGKVGLFTESAFRDIVIAGAATATPVYQWSPFELIAVDIEDFVFNALLRMTQFNIQRVIVTEQGEPVGALEQIDVLAYFSNHTHLVAQRLDRAQSIDELVEIAAQMTDSIQILRNNGVRAPQLAQLMQVLNSSLFEKVWRLLAPPELYDNACLIVMGSEGRGEQILKTDQDNALILSENADIELAAATAAQFSATLERLGYPPCPGKIMVNNPAWRKTLPEFKKMVSSWCYSPGPESMMNLAIFIDAKAVAGDEGLLETVKTHLQKTMSNDAGMLMAFARAVELFDGHSKGFFTQLLRRGQSEKMDIKKMGIFPVVHGIRALSLEARIEDTNSFDRLHNLVQAGIIDRQLGEDTAEALGYLMDLRLKAGLSALNSPMPSEPNQIDMHSLSTLERDLLKDALQVVKRFKSMVRHHFHLGVG; translated from the coding sequence ATGGACCGTTTCGATTTCAACTACCCGCCCTATAATTTTTTAGACGGCCGCCAGCGTGCCGCACTGCAAAAATCGGTGGATATTGCCTTTTTCCACGATGGTGAAACCCTGATCCGGCCGCAACAGCCGATCGAGCATTTATATGTGGTTATCAAAGGCTTGGTCAAAGAAAGCGGCGGCGACGGCGAAGTGTTGGCACTTTACCGCGAACACGACACTTTTGAAGCGCGGGCGCTGGTAGAAGGGTGCAGCCATCATGAGTTTGTGGTCGAAGAAGAAGCGCTGGTCTACACCATACCCAAGGCCACCGTCTTGCAGCTGATGGAAGACAACCCGCGTTTCGGCGCCTATTTCTACGCCAGCGTGGCCGAAAAGCTGTCCAGCCATTCGGTCGACCGCAACGAACACGAATTTGAAAGCCTGTTTACCGCCAAAGTGCGCGATGCCTACCGCCAAAACACCGTCTGGCTTGACGGCAGCGCCAGCATTCTCGATGCCGCACAAACCATGAAAGCGCACAAAACCAAAACTGTGCTTATCCGCCATCAGGGCAAAGTGGGGCTGTTTACCGAATCGGCGTTTCGCGATATTGTGATTGCCGGCGCCGCCACTGCCACGCCGGTTTACCAATGGTCGCCTTTCGAGCTGATTGCCGTCGACATTGAAGATTTCGTCTTCAATGCCCTGCTGCGCATGACCCAATTCAACATCCAGCGCGTGATTGTTACCGAGCAGGGCGAGCCTGTCGGCGCACTGGAGCAAATCGATGTGCTGGCTTATTTTTCCAACCACACCCATTTGGTCGCCCAACGCCTCGACCGCGCCCAAAGCATTGACGAATTGGTGGAAATCGCCGCCCAAATGACCGATTCGATTCAAATATTGCGCAACAACGGCGTGCGCGCACCGCAATTGGCACAATTGATGCAAGTGCTCAACAGCAGCTTGTTTGAAAAAGTGTGGCGCCTGCTGGCACCGCCCGAGCTGTATGACAACGCCTGCCTGATTGTGATGGGCTCCGAAGGGCGGGGCGAGCAGATTTTAAAAACCGATCAGGATAACGCCCTGATTTTGAGCGAAAATGCCGATATCGAGCTGGCCGCCGCCACAGCCGCGCAATTTTCCGCCACCCTCGAGCGTTTGGGCTATCCGCCCTGCCCCGGCAAAATCATGGTCAACAACCCGGCCTGGCGCAAAACCCTGCCCGAGTTCAAAAAAATGGTCAGCAGCTGGTGCTATTCGCCCGGCCCCGAATCGATGATGAATCTGGCGATTTTTATTGATGCCAAAGCCGTTGCCGGCGACGAGGGCCTGCTCGAAACCGTGAAAACCCATTTGCAAAAAACCATGAGCAACGATGCCGGCATGCTGATGGCGTTTGCCCGCGCGGTAGAATTGTTTGACGGCCACAGCAAGGGCTTTTTCACGCAGCTGCTGCGGCGCGGCCAGAGTGAAAAAATGGACATCAAAAAAATGGGCATCTTCCCGGTGGTGCACGGCATCCGCGCCTTAAGCCTGGAAGCACGCATCGAAGACACCAATTCGTTCGACCGCCTGCACAATCTGGTGCAAGCCGGCATCATCGACAGGCAGTTGGGCGAAGACACCGCCGAGGCTTTGGGCTATCTGATGGATTTGCGCCTGAAAGCCGGCTTGAGCGCGCTCAACAGCCCGATGCCGTCTGAACCCAACCAAATCGACATGCACAGCCTTTCCACACTTGAGCGTGATTTGCTCAAAGATGCGCTGCAAGTGGTGAAGCGGTTTAAAAGCATGGTGCGCCATCATTTCCATTTGGGGGTGGGCTGA
- a CDS encoding 3'-5' exonuclease, with translation MFERFFRNRERKKLTEPAYDVLYETHPDEMVSFDCETTSLDVKEAEIISIGAVKIRGRKILTSESFYVLVKPEGMMEAANVTIHGLRPKDLSDGIPVEDAIRQFLDFTGGRSLVGYYLEYDVAMINKFLKPMLGIKLPNPQTDVSSLYYRQEVTRTIHNAYIDLRMATMVKKLGIPDLPRHDALNDSINVAMMYLALQARSRR, from the coding sequence ATGTTCGAACGTTTTTTCCGCAACCGCGAACGCAAAAAACTCACCGAGCCGGCCTATGACGTGCTTTACGAAACGCATCCCGACGAAATGGTCAGCTTCGATTGCGAAACCACCAGCCTCGATGTGAAAGAAGCCGAAATCATTTCTATTGGTGCGGTTAAAATCCGCGGCCGCAAAATACTCACCAGCGAATCGTTTTACGTATTGGTCAAACCCGAAGGCATGATGGAAGCGGCCAACGTTACCATTCACGGCCTGCGCCCGAAAGACCTTTCAGACGGCATTCCCGTAGAAGACGCCATTCGGCAGTTTCTCGATTTTACCGGCGGCCGGTCGCTGGTGGGCTATTATCTGGAATACGATGTGGCCATGATCAACAAATTTCTCAAGCCGATGCTGGGCATCAAACTGCCCAACCCGCAAACCGACGTTTCCAGCCTCTATTACCGCCAGGAAGTTACCCGCACCATACACAACGCCTATATCGACCTGCGCATGGCCACCATGGTTAAAAAACTCGGCATCCCCGACCTGCCCCGCCACGATGCGCTGAACGATTCCATCAATGTTGCCATGATGTATCTGGCTTTACAGGCACGCAGCAGGCGTTAA
- a CDS encoding MFS transporter has product MASQKYKQYSVLFSSTLSFTVCFMIWMMLAVVGIPIKNELGLSETEFGILAATPVLSGSLIRVPLGIWTDRFGGRIVLFLLMLACVPAIFMMQYASHFWHFLVIGLVMGLAGGSFSVGTPYVARWFPKHQQGLAMGIFGAGNAGSAVNKFVAPALIAYGTWHFVPTVYAAVMLGTALLFWFTSYSDPAHKVPSSVTLGEQLALLKDPGVLRYSQLYSVVFGGYVGLALWMTKYYVGEYGLSLQTAAFLAACFSLPGGVLRAFGGWLSDKFGAYKVTWAVMWVCWVCFFILSYPQTQLHIQTTDGGTTALHLGLNVTVFTILMFTVGVAMAVGKASVFKFVADDYPANIGAVSGIVGLAGGLGGFLLPIMFGALEDITGIRSTSFMLLYGTVCVSLVWMHFSMKAKRTDNTPARQA; this is encoded by the coding sequence ATGGCTTCTCAAAAATACAAACAATATTCCGTGCTTTTTTCCAGCACCCTATCCTTCACCGTCTGTTTTATGATTTGGATGATGCTGGCGGTGGTGGGCATTCCGATTAAAAACGAATTGGGCTTGAGCGAAACCGAATTCGGCATTCTCGCCGCCACGCCGGTACTCTCCGGCTCGCTTATCCGCGTGCCGCTGGGCATTTGGACCGACCGTTTCGGCGGCCGTATTGTGCTGTTTTTGCTGATGCTGGCCTGCGTGCCGGCTATTTTCATGATGCAGTATGCCAGCCATTTCTGGCATTTTCTGGTTATCGGCCTGGTGATGGGGCTGGCCGGCGGCTCGTTTTCGGTGGGCACGCCTTATGTGGCACGCTGGTTCCCCAAACACCAGCAGGGGCTGGCGATGGGTATTTTCGGCGCCGGCAATGCCGGTTCGGCCGTCAATAAATTTGTGGCGCCGGCACTGATTGCCTACGGCACTTGGCATTTTGTGCCGACTGTATATGCCGCCGTAATGCTCGGCACTGCGCTTTTGTTTTGGTTTACCTCCTACAGCGACCCCGCCCATAAAGTGCCCTCATCAGTTACCCTCGGCGAGCAATTGGCCTTGCTAAAAGACCCCGGCGTGCTGCGTTACAGCCAGCTTTATTCGGTGGTGTTCGGCGGCTATGTGGGGCTGGCTTTGTGGATGACCAAATATTATGTCGGCGAATATGGCCTGAGCCTGCAAACCGCAGCTTTTCTGGCAGCCTGTTTTTCGCTGCCCGGCGGCGTGTTGCGTGCCTTCGGCGGCTGGCTGTCCGACAAATTCGGCGCTTATAAAGTAACCTGGGCGGTGATGTGGGTGTGTTGGGTGTGTTTCTTTATCCTCTCTTATCCGCAAACACAATTACACATTCAAACCACCGACGGCGGCACCACTGCACTGCACCTCGGCCTGAACGTTACCGTGTTCACCATTCTGATGTTTACTGTCGGCGTGGCCATGGCGGTGGGCAAAGCTTCGGTATTTAAATTTGTGGCCGATGATTATCCCGCCAATATCGGTGCGGTATCGGGCATTGTCGGCCTGGCCGGCGGCTTGGGCGGCTTTTTGCTGCCGATTATGTTCGGCGCGCTGGAAGACATCACCGGCATCCGCTCCACCAGCTTTATGCTGCTCTACGGCACGGTGTGCGTCTCTTTGGTGTGGATGCATTTTTCTATGAAAGCCAAACGCACCGACAACACGCCCGCCCGGCAAGCCTAA